GGCTGGATCACGCTTTGGAATGGCCCTTTatcccctcctcacccccagcctCCCAACCTAAACGCCACTGCTTTTGAATACCTATGACATTTCACATTAGAAGATGGTCTTGGCAGCAAGGGAAGGGGAAAGCTGATGATCTCCCAGAGTCCCCATCTGAGGTCTAACTGAGCCTCCTCTGGCTTTGGGACAGCAAATCTAAGTACATTTTGGACCTCAGGAACCTGGGGTAAGAGTCTTTCTCCATGAGGCTGTGTACTTTCCCTTGGgcttggtcaaagcaagtcaggGACGGCTCTTCCATGTTCTTCCTCGTGGCTTCTCTGGTCTGGAAGTCTATGTTTACCTGGAGACACAAGTAGAGAGCATGGTCAGAAGCTCTGAAGGGCCAAGGCACCTGGCAGCTGGTCCTAGCTATGTAATAACCAGTGACAGCATCTTCTATATGTAAGGTCATTCTTGCTTTTCCAGCTGTTTTCATGGAGCTCCTCCCTTTGGGTCCCAGAAAGAATCCTGTGAGGTCTGAAGACCAGACATTCCTCGTCCTCATTTATAGATAAGGACAGTGAAGTAAAGAGACACTAAAAAGCTGGTCTAAAATAATATGGAAAGTTAGTCATGCGGCCAAGGCAAACCCCAATTCCCTTAACTCTTGACCCAGAGGCCTTTGCAAAGTCAGGCAGAGTTAGACTAGAGACAAGTTTTAATGCTGGCTCCCCAAAGTAAGCTTGCCCTCTTGTCCTTTATTAACTACTAAGAAAACAAACGGCCCTGGGAGAGAGACTATGGTGAGAATGCACATCTCTGTTCCAAGCATCACTAAAAGAAGCGTACAGCATCCTGGCCACTGACCAAAGGCGTCCTGCAGCCAAGTCGAAGTGTAATTGATGAGGTCTAGGTGTGTAGTGCACCTAAACTTATAGaaggcaaatatttttcttctctaaaatccTCCCAagtaaaatttttgttgtttctctcaGAACAGCAGTACACagacattcattttcttattataagGAATTACAAGttatcacaaaataaattattgtaattaCTCACTAATAAGCTGTGACAGATACTCAATAGGTGCTTTATCCCTAATACTCAGAGTAATCTTGATGGTCTATCCTTTTACATCAGGGAAAAGGTGACTTAGAGAAGCTAGGTAACTTGACCAAGATCACGCAGCTCGTAAGTGGTGGGACTGAGACTGGACCCAGCTTCCAAAGTGGATGCTCATTCCACGAAGCCATGTTGCCTTCCACTCGGACAGCTCACATGGATTCACTGGCATCCGTCCTTGCAGAATCGCTTTAGAAACAGAGTTCCCTGCAGGCACGTATTTAACTGACAGACAGCTAAAACATGCCTGATGGAGCTCCTTTTATGCAAGCTCTTGGCTCTGCCCCGTAAAATGATCCCCTCTCCATCAAGAGCCATCAGAAAGAGCAGTGAGGCTTAGTTCCAAAGCAAGTCCCCACCCACCCTGGCTCAAACCCCCGCAAGGAGGGAGCTGTGAGCTGGGAGCCATGGACGGAGGTCTGACAAGACGCTTGCCACCACCAACACACCTCCCTCGGAGCCTGCACATCCACAAACTCCTCAAAGATCCTATGGGCCTTGGAGACCAGTTTTGCAGTTGACCTGGTCTTCTTGTACTCCTCGCAGGCCAACCAGAACTCCAGGTTCTCCTCGCTGAACTCCGTCTTCAGGAAGGCGCGGAATGCAGCCACCCCACCTGGGCACATGGAGGGAGgtggagaagaagagagacagggagaagcTTAAGCTCAGGaactgagaagaaagagaaaggtagTAATAACGTGAAAGTGGCTCTGACCATCTTGCCCCCCCGGCTCCTCCTCCACATGCTCGTGAAGACTTTATGCCTGTAGACACACAAGTTCTCTTAGAGGCAAGCCCGGCTCCTTCCTCAAGGATCACCGTGATATGAAGGGGAAATGTTTAGGAAACCACAGTAATAACAGTATGGGAAGGCCTGGTCACTACTAATCGCGGTGGCCACTGCCGACCCCCAAATGCAGAGTTGGCTGTCCCCAGGGTCTACCGGGTGAGCCTGTGTTTCTAATTAGTCCAAAGAAATGCATGTAATCCAGTCCTTAACCCTAATCCAAGTCAGCCACCCTGATAAAACAAGCTTATAAAACGAACTAGAGGGAGGTGTGAATTCCTCAGGGCAAATCCATCACTGCTACCAGAATAATGTCTGAAAATGAACACGTACTGAAATTTAGCTGGCAATGCCATTCTTATTATACCGACACGGTTCCCAGCCTTTTTACAAACACCTCTGAGGCGCTGTGTTTTAATGGCGTATGCCATTGATCGTTTACTTGGAAAGATCTTGCCTATCAAATTCTGTGTTTTAACtaagattataatttttatactaaATGAGTTAACAATTAGTAcaccctttcattttgattaATCAATGCCATGCCTATTGCTAAACAAAGCCTCCAATCAGAATAAGATGAACAGGGTTACCACAtagatttggaaaggaaaataagctTCACTGACAACCTATGCCTTCagttcatgtttttattttacagtatttttttatgaattattttaatcctTAACACATGCTTCTCTAATTGAATACCTGTGACAGTTTTCTACAAAACGCTCTCTGGGAAGGACAGATACAGCCTAGAATAAAGAAGTCACTGCATTAATTAAACATGAGTCCGGCTataatgttttacttcttttctaaaattcattAGGAGGGCAATATGTTAACAGTTCTTAATTCTGGGGGATGGGACGCCTTGAGCATCTGAGGTCCACCACTGTGCAGCAAGACAGAGCACCACTGCCCAGGATCATTTGCTGGATGGGTAGCACCGTGCTGTTGATGTATTTaactgtttgtttttacttttctgaaacatttttatttctcttaattaaaaaGTCATTGTTTGACAACactatggtggttaccagagagaaaagTAGGTTGGGAGAGGTAAAAGAgagtaaaagagatcaaatatatggtgatggaagaagacttgacttcgggtggtgaacacacaatgcattatacagatgatgtattatacaattgtgcacttaaaacctatatcattttattaaccaatgtcactccaatacattgagtaaaaccttttaaaaagtcattatctTTCAATAGAGACGTCTTAATGTCCATGCTAGAACACTAGTCAAAAAAGCCAAAACTTTTCATTGCAAGAGACACAAACTTGAGAGAGAAACGGGTTTTGATGGGACTCCCGAAGctaaattttaaatcacaaagaaatCTAAGTTTGGAGGTCTGCTGAGCTGAAAGTGTCTAACAAAACTAGGGGTGGCCATGCAATTAATCACCCCAGCCATATTTTTGAGAATGAAGGGGGCACTTCTGTTAATTACATGGGGACAATGGACAAAAACCATGACCACCACAGGCAAAAACCGGGACATATGGTCACCTTAATTctaagagaaggaaaatggtgaAATCAGAGTATGATGTTAGCTTGTTTCCCATCAGACAGGgtggaaataaaattgtttctgtgctaggcagggaaggaggagaagagtaACACAGTTTAGACTCAAATAAGAAAAAGGTCTGCTCAGGGCCCCATCCAACCTCATTCCTACATTGGGTTCAAAACCCTGAGAGGAGGGAGTAGAAACCCCAGATAAATTGAAAATCAAAGTGACTGTGAAACAGTGACATAGtcaactcaattttttttaaacaaactgctAAGGTACAAGGTACTATTTGGGACACATCAGAGAACAAATCAGAAAATCTCTGCCCATACAATCCCTCATTAGGCTCTTTTTGCTGCCCCTTGTCTCCTCCAAGTTCTCCAAGACGAGGTCCAGAGGTTTCCACAGGCTCTGAGGAACTCGGATTTGAGAGCTAACCTGCCTGCCAGGAGATCACCACCATGGCAGAGGTTACAGGCAGGTGTTGGATGGAAAACCACCTCTAGCTGTGGAAGCCTCTGAGGAGACAGTGCCCCTTAAAAGGGGGTGGTGGTGCTGGTTCAGCAAGGTGGCCTCTTAGTGGTGGCCAGTCCACACATCGATGCATGACAAGAGCCATGGATACTGTCAGTGGACCCAGGGAGGACCTGAGGACCACAGGCTAGATTCACCTCCATCCGCAACCCCATTGCCTTTCCACTATAGTCAGGAAGCGGGAAGGAAAGGATGGCGGAAGGACCCTAACACACGGCATTTACCTAAAACAAATGCAAAGCGACTTCGAAAAATAACTTGGAAGAGCCTGTTTTGTTTCgtgtgttttttaattctttttctctcttttatttttaatttgaagagcCTGTTTTTAAACCAGCCGCGATTTAATTCCTTGAATGGGAAAGTTCATGTGTTGTTTGTGTTagattttgtcttgtttttcatcaAGCAAAAACAGATGCTTGCAAGCAAGCCGACTCTAGttccagataaagaaagaaaattaccttTCTGCCTCCCTCAGTGGTATTGGTGAAGATAACCcagtgaaggaggaaggaaactgGCCTCGTGCTATGCAAGCTACAGGCGTTATCTCTTTTCATGTCTCGGCTTTGTTGGGTCTTCATGCGATTAAAGAGATAACACCTGCAAAGTGCTCTCAGGGATGTTGCTTGacttcttcccattttacaagaGACTGATGCTTAGAGAAGTGGCTTGACTGAGGTCACTCAAGTGATCATACGTGTCATTTGACCCCTATAAGGTATAGAACCTCCCAGTTAAACACAGCAATAACACCACCTCGATTCATTCTTTCACCCAATATGACCCAGTCATTCTGCGAGGCGCTAAAAACAGGCACAATTAAGCTCTCACAGTACCTGCAGTGAAAGGGCAATTTGAGCCCGGAAAACACCATGATGGTAATCCTGGTACATACAATAAGTGATAGGATAGGGAGAGCGTAGGCTGTGGTGAGAGTACCCAGGAGGGACACCTGAGCCAGAcctgaggagggaagggaggactTCAGGAGGGAGAAGCTTCTAAGCTGAGACGTGAAGTTGGAGAAGGAAGCTGAGTGACAGAAGGACAGAAAAGATGGGGAAGAGAATTGCAGGAAGGGGGATCCACGTGAGCAAAGGCCTGGAATTAAGGCACTCTAAGTAACCAGAACTCGTTTAGTAAGACTAGTGTTTAATAACGGTAAAAATTATCGAGCCTACTTGTAGGATAGACATACACCAAGACGCCTGTGGAAGAGCTGGAGAGGTAGGATGAAGCCGGGGAAGAGAACGTTTCAAGATGGAGGAAGTGACCTCTGCGCCAGTGCTACCCAAAGGTCAAGATACCAGTAGACATGGTCTGAGAAGTGGTGATTAGATTCAGTGACAAGATTCGGCAACCCCTGGCAGGGACAGTCTTCGTGGTATGATGGGGGCCCTGGCCATAGGGGGGTAAGTATAGTGGTGAATGAGAGGGGAGGAAGTAGAAACAGTTAATTCAGATGTCTCTTgcaagaagggaggagaaagatcAGACCTCATAGCTGGAAGGAAATTGGAGGTCAGAAAAGAGgggtttttaaatatatggtgatggaaggggagctgactctgggtggtgaacacacagtgtgatttatggatgatgtggtacagaattgcacacctgaaatctatgtaattttactaacaattgtcaccccaataaattaaaaataaattaataaaaaaaaaaaaagaatatggacaactaaaaaaaaaaacaagaaaagagggGTTTTTTGGgttctttggggttttctgtgggtgtttttttttttttgtaaggtcATCTTGAGTATGGTTAAATGTTGATCTAATCAGAAAAGAGCTGTTGAGCAGGAGGAATTGAAGTTAAAGGAAAGAGTTTAATTGATAACACGTTGGCCTAGGAAGGTAGAACAGAATTAtgatggagagaaagagggaaggctgcATATGGATGCAGGCAGGTTTCTAGTTTAGGTGCGTGACAAAGGAGCTGCTCTCTGGTTGTAGCTGGACAAGGAGGTAGGACTTAGGGAGcgtaggattttgtttttattgattgatttaggATTTGGGGCagggagttttatttatttcctatagGCCATGCTTTTTTGCTGGGGATTTTGCGAAACACCAGCTCCATTGATTTTCATGGTGTCACTCTCATTTTCCATAGGAAGAAACTAAAGCTTACAGAAGGCAAATAGATTTCCCACTTGCACAGCTGGCAAGAAGAGCCATGTTTCCCTACCAGGTCTATACGACTGCAAAGCAAGAAATTTCCAGATGTGCTTGcaggcagaagagaaagagcaagggaagAGCAAGATTAAAGAAGCAAAAGTGTAGCATCTGGAAGAGGCAAATTCTAGAGAAGGAGAGAGATTAAGAAGTGGAAGAACTTGTCTTCCTTAGaatcaaaaggagagaaaaagagggctGCGGAGGAAGATAGAAA
This DNA window, taken from Rhinolophus ferrumequinum isolate MPI-CBG mRhiFer1 chromosome 22, mRhiFer1_v1.p, whole genome shotgun sequence, encodes the following:
- the RGS8 gene encoding regulator of G-protein signaling 8 isoform X1 — encoded protein: MHICPSPAKDLIAKRKICSFPQSSLTRSLSDRPVGQDPQTMRTGQRQNKGMRTRLGCLSHKSDSCSDFTAILPDKPNRALKRLSTEEATRWADSFDVLLSHKCGVAAFRAFLKTEFSEENLEFWLACEEYKKTRSTAKLVSKAHRIFEEFVDVQAPREVNIDFQTREATRKNMEEPSLTCFDQAQGKVHSLMEKDSYPRFLRSKMYLDLLSQSQRRLS
- the RGS8 gene encoding regulator of G-protein signaling 8 isoform X3 translates to MAALLMPRRNKGMRTRLGCLSHKSDSCSDFTAILPDKPNRALKRLSTEEATRWADSFDVLLSHKCGVAAFRAFLKTEFSEENLEFWLACEEYKKTRSTAKLVSKAHRIFEEFVDVQAPREVNIDFQTREATRKNMEEPSLTCFDQAQGKVHSLMEKDSYPRFLRSKMYLDLLSQSQRRLS
- the RGS8 gene encoding regulator of G-protein signaling 8 isoform X4, encoding MRTGQRQNKGMRTRLGCLSHKSDSCSDFTAILPDKPNRALKRLSTEEATRWADSFDVLLSHKCGVAAFRAFLKTEFSEENLEFWLACEEYKKTRSTAKLVSKAHRIFEEFVDVQAPREVNIDFQTREATRKNMEEPSLTCFDQAQGKVHSLMEKDSYPRFLRSKMYLDLLSQSQRRLS
- the RGS8 gene encoding regulator of G-protein signaling 8 isoform X2; its protein translation is MHICPSPAKDLIAKRKICSFPQSSLTRSLSDRPVGQDPQTMRTGQRQRLSTEEATRWADSFDVLLSHKCGVAAFRAFLKTEFSEENLEFWLACEEYKKTRSTAKLVSKAHRIFEEFVDVQAPREVNIDFQTREATRKNMEEPSLTCFDQAQGKVHSLMEKDSYPRFLRSKMYLDLLSQSQRRLS
- the RGS8 gene encoding regulator of G-protein signaling 8 isoform X5, producing MRTGQRQRLSTEEATRWADSFDVLLSHKCGVAAFRAFLKTEFSEENLEFWLACEEYKKTRSTAKLVSKAHRIFEEFVDVQAPREVNIDFQTREATRKNMEEPSLTCFDQAQGKVHSLMEKDSYPRFLRSKMYLDLLSQSQRRLS